ACGTAGGAAGCATAGGTACTGGTTCGCCAACTCATTCCAGAACATTAACACATGAAATCGGTCATTACCTAAATTTACTACATACCTGGGGCGCAAGTAATAGCCCGGGATTATCAACCAACTGTAATGATGATGATGGAATTTTTGATACGCCAAATTGTATTGGGTCCTTCAGTTGTAATACCTCTATGCAGTCTTGTGGTTCACTTGACAATGTTCAAAACCACATGGATTATTCTGGATGTTCGTTAATGTTTACCAATGGTCAATGTAACAGCATGAATGCTGCATTGAATTCTTCTGTTTCGCAACGAAACAACTTGTCTACTCCTGGAAACCTTACAGCAACCGGGGTAAATCAACTTACCGTAGCTAACTTTAAAGCCAACAGGCTTACGATTTGTCAACACGAAACTATAGATTTCACTGATTTAAGTAAGTATGATCCAACCACATGGTCATGGACATTTCCAAGCGGTGTAACGGGGTCATCTAGTGACGAAAATCCTTCAGAGCAATACATGAACCCTGGACTATATGATGTTTCGCTAACCGCTCAAAACGCAACAACCAATGTAAGTGAGACCAAAGTAGGCTACATTATGGTAAATCCAAGTTTGGGGAAATTTGCACCATTCTCTGAAGATTTTTCCTCAGTAGATCAATTGAACCATGAGAACTGGTATGGAGTAAATGATAAAGACGATGCATATCAATTTGTAGCAGACGCAGATAATGGATATTCTGGTTCAAAATGCTTACGAATTGAGAATCATGGTAATCTATTAGAAACTGCGGACGAACTGAGATCAACAACCTACGACCTTAGATTGTTTTCCAGTGTTGACATCTCATTCAAAGTAGCATACGCACAAAAGTCTGGTACTGATGTATCGAAATTGACCTTATATGTTTCTGAAGACTGTGGTCAATCTTGGACACCGAGATGGTCAGCAATTGGTCCAACTTTATCAAATGCTCCAGTTACACAGGGTTATTATACTCCTTCAGGAAATCAGGACTGGAAGACATTCAATGTTTCAAGCATTACCGGATCGCTCCTATCACAAACAAGTCAACTGCGTTTTGTTTTTGAAAATAAGGAAGGTAACAATTTATATATTGATGATATCAATGTTACCGGGATTTATACCAATGTCGCACAACTTAAATATCCTTCCGATGGATCAACCGCTGTTCCAAATACGCAGGGAATCTACTGGAAAGCTATGGGTGGAGGAATTGACGCGTATGAATATCAATTGGATACTGATCCTAATTTTAATTCTGCCAATTTACAAACGGGCACGAAAAATTTCATCTCTATTCAGGATGGCCCTGATACAGAATATCTACCATCCACTTTACTTAATGGGCAAAAGTACTACTGGAGAGTTCGTCTCATTAAAGGTGGGCAACCACAACCCTGGAGTGATGTTTGGAACTTTACCGTAGCGGTAAATGGTGTTTCAACCGAAGATATTTTACTAAAAAAATACGAAGTGAAAGTTTATCCGAATCCTTTACACACCAACGGATTCCTGTCATTTTCACTTGATCAGGGTGAAAATGTTCAGATACATGTAACCAACATCATAG
This genomic interval from bacterium SCSIO 12643 contains the following:
- a CDS encoding T9SS type A sorting domain-containing protein translates to MSTLKTIFTGIILVTINLSLSWAQSPTNWCGQVIMDQKFKADHPDQLPEIIKAENQLRQEALNYASQRNSRAVKVIPVVFHVIHQNGAENISEAQILDQMRILNEDYSKSNADLADIVPSFTNAIGDAEIEFRLAQLDPSGNPTNGIDRIASGMTNNGGDNAKLNPWPRKSYLNIWVVKSWNSSIPNGVLAYAYRPGSVQNSPEVDGIIVLSQYVGSIGTGSPTHSRTLTHEIGHYLNLLHTWGASNSPGLSTNCNDDDGIFDTPNCIGSFSCNTSMQSCGSLDNVQNHMDYSGCSLMFTNGQCNSMNAALNSSVSQRNNLSTPGNLTATGVNQLTVANFKANRLTICQHETIDFTDLSKYDPTTWSWTFPSGVTGSSSDENPSEQYMNPGLYDVSLTAQNATTNVSETKVGYIMVNPSLGKFAPFSEDFSSVDQLNHENWYGVNDKDDAYQFVADADNGYSGSKCLRIENHGNLLETADELRSTTYDLRLFSSVDISFKVAYAQKSGTDVSKLTLYVSEDCGQSWTPRWSAIGPTLSNAPVTQGYYTPSGNQDWKTFNVSSITGSLLSQTSQLRFVFENKEGNNLYIDDINVTGIYTNVAQLKYPSDGSTAVPNTQGIYWKAMGGGIDAYEYQLDTDPNFNSANLQTGTKNFISIQDGPDTEYLPSTLLNGQKYYWRVRLIKGGQPQPWSDVWNFTVAVNGVSTEDILLKKYEVKVYPNPLHTNGFLSFSLDQGENVQIHVTNIIGKTYVISDEQYFGTGTHLFNLSQLQLSPGMYVLNIKINDTTLHKKFVVQ